One window of Methanosphaera sp. genomic DNA carries:
- a CDS encoding energy-coupling factor ABC transporter permease, with product MHIPDGLIPMGTPLIITTIIVIIALVAILLKSKSNLTERQIPQIALLIVAAVIVQMIELPLPVAACVHVSLITIITLYDFKSSVIVYTFVTIIQAILIGEGGVSTLGLNLLNLAILAPIFAKGLFMLVEKFNKTAAIAVSAFGTITLLGVVASVEYALAGVYPISFAFMTIVPVEALVGVLEAVVTVIIMKALKTMKPELVPVLDE from the coding sequence ATGCACATACCGGATGGATTAATACCAATGGGAACACCCCTAATAATTACAACAATAATTGTAATAATAGCATTAGTTGCAATACTACTAAAATCAAAATCAAACCTAACAGAAAGACAAATACCACAAATAGCACTACTAATTGTAGCAGCAGTAATTGTACAAATGATAGAACTACCACTGCCAGTTGCAGCATGTGTTCATGTATCACTCATAACAATAATCACATTATATGATTTCAAATCATCAGTTATTGTATATACATTTGTAACAATAATACAGGCAATACTAATTGGTGAAGGAGGAGTATCAACACTAGGATTAAACCTACTTAACCTTGCAATACTTGCACCAATATTTGCAAAAGGACTCTTCATGCTTGTTGAAAAATTCAATAAAACAGCAGCAATAGCAGTATCAGCATTTGGTACAATAACATTACTTGGTGTTGTAGCATCAGTTGAATATGCACTAGCAGGAGTATATCCAATAAGCTTTGCATTTATGACAATAGTACCTGTTGAAGCACTTGTAGGAGTACTTGAAGCAGTAGTAACTGTAATTATAATGAAAGCATTAAAAACAATGAAACCAGAACTTGTACCAGTACTTGATGAATAG